The Montipora capricornis isolate CH-2021 chromosome 3, ASM3666992v2, whole genome shotgun sequence genome includes the window gcatatgaattacggggtggtgacttctttgcctaaaagcaactcacttaacgaaactgtcctttttcaaacaacaacaaggattcaaacagcttcaattcttacagagttcgataaaacatgcggtggggcaaccaaagcgatgggagctgtgttggggtttcagtgtgaaagtacaaacggctactaacactcttataactcttttttcattattattttattaaccctcagtctgcattttatccctggtctgcagtctgcagtctgcgttttacactgaccggttatttgagtggtttttggcaacagaggttaattattcgtaatgcgatcgcttccgttgccgttagcaatgggtcgcaaatttgacacttttatcgcattatcacattacgcattgaaccacgttatctattattcctaaaaatctaaaaatattcgtgccttatcagttttcggtcgaatttatgtccaagaaggcagataaattgcagaaaatattagttttgcatccaaaaattcgtaatcaacgctaaaatgaccaaattttgcctagaaaacatattttactgttatttttcttaaattttttcgttcaactttcgcttttataaaatgtttcagttttctgtaaataagttatatgctgttggaaagcttattttcttagctttaaaatgatgtactttttccccctaacttaaatattttttgagaaaaaaaaaacattttttggcgatggctgatttaccgcggttttctcgcggttgggaaagtaggaagaagagttaggccagtagccaggtttttaacctcagaaaaggatctgtttcgtcgtacgaacgtgtgaggacctgttaattaccttttggttagtttttgcaagcccgggggggggggggggtactcccatatgaaacagacggggatgctcgtcgtctcgcttaggggtgtaaattttggattttggtctcgcttagggtgtttcgggcaaagcgccaatattttaagccgccaaggtcaaaatttgcttaagtcacgcccagattggtctcctttaggagtcacaaaaagcttgagccacgcccagatggtctccttcaggggttaaatttaaaatttccgactagcatccccgtgtgttccatatgggagtcccccccccccttccggggctgcacgtaccacaggcaacccagtgtaccctcacggagggtctagtttttttttgtttctttgtttttttttttttccgtgtcggtaaaagtcttgcctgtcactcccctggtaagtagtgtctttgtgtatagagccttctgcgcgtattttcttaggatcgagagggtagtggaactgcgtagatttctcttgtggacacagtagaatcattaacttagcctgcaatggcgtcgaaagtcatgcaacgcgaatggcgttttagtggatccttaaacaaaatatacccttatggagctcaataatggaaagtcagttggataaactaggcatgaatctcaaaagcgacgagtactggacttcgacaacaatctatcgcccgtcgagacgaaatcaaagtgagcagtatttacctgaagtacatggtaattttacacaattgagtttcttgtcttcacgcacgcaatcaaataggaagaggttttcgcctctaagagcaaatatgttgtttgtttcaataaaattttcgctggaaaaggattctgtggtattttctgcctttgtgaattataatatcatgttgtgtattgaattttcgagcttaaggttgaaatgtgatatgggagaagttttttagtattgctctgtaagcaggaagggttcacaggcctgttagaagcgtgcttgagtttcaacaaaatgaggcccaaaatcagtgaaaacttgtgacgcagatgaataataaagtagctgctatttccaaaatgatggaattacctggtgataaataacgtcgtacgcgtcttggagagtaaattttgactttgcataaacaagagttgggcgattgtgatctttgttttgacttcgctcatttcattgtcaaactttataacatttgacagaaaaagaaacttacgaaaatccggtatcttgccatcatttgacacagatgcttcactgtttggcgagtaaacatgacgcggtaacttaatcacggcgcccgctgaattccggccatgtcactttcgattttgcaatttacttgaacgtagcaaaaatctcccaaaatgtttgtcgctgctcgtaactttttatattctatattcacggttcaaaattaatgttgttttcatgtcgtaaatattttattctcgatcgaccgtccgggacacttccttctgctctttctgaaaactgtgtatctggactcttagtttctcttgagatcgcatatttaatttagtttcccttgacaatggcgccaagatgtcgccgaaacgtcggacgcttttatcgctagtttttgccagtatatgtttatttgctttttcatcaatatttgttttgcataaagcaagctaacagaatctgtaccttgctgagttcgcatttgttagcgttaatagtattttcggtcagatgtttctgttttttatgaggggtttacttcagtgaagtttagtattaaaaagttttcggatgctcatagggcacacttgtggtgaaaagaagttgtgagggaacttgaaaattatcaacatgtcagcccagaagccaatgtttctcgcttctcttttatttgttattcttcagagactggaatgctgtatttcaataccacacaattcagtgccttctgattttctgtagcacgtaccacaggcaagccagtgtatgcttcacggaagcatctagTTAATTAGTTTCCTTGTTTAGCTGTTTCTTAAAAGGTGAAATGCCCTAATTGGCCCTTGTGGAATCGTCAATTATTTCCCGGAGGAAATATTAGGTCTTTCGCGGCACAGTGACGTAATCTCATTTGAAACTAACGATTTTTGAAAGGCGTAAGTAGCTTGAGGCTACACTTTTTCGTTACACGAGGAGTTGATACCCGCCCAAGATATTGTTCTCTTGTAATTTACTTTTTCAACCTAAATAACGGATACCGAATGGAAGTTTTCTCATTCAACGTGTTTCCATATAACACTGTTATGGGTCCTTTGTCTCTGAAAATGGGTATAATACTTatttaataaaatacaattcCGGAGGCTGGAAACTCATGCCTCAAGCAGTCGTGTTTACTAGTTGACGTTTCTCCGCCAAAAAGCACAGGAAAGTGTTACGCTTTTGTGGAAACAAAGGGGTCAAATTCAGTTTATCATTGCTACGAAAATTCAATGTAACATTTCACTCAAGAACTATTGAATTATTGCCCAAGGGTTCTAAGTCGGCGTtctgtcaagagaaaatgagggagaGAGGGAGAGTAGGAACGATGGCTGGGTCATGTGAATttcacaaaagttatttttagatcgaagTCTGTTTCCCGAGCCGTCCACGATTATAAATTAAAGGATAAGGTCATACGAATTTATCTGGCAGTTGTGTGATGGCTTTCGGAATCGTATTCTTTATCCAACAAGCCATTAGATTTACTAGAAATTGTAGGACCTATGTCCAACTCCAGGATTTGGGGCAAGATAAACTATAGTAATCTCCTTGCTTCTGAAACTCGTTTTCGTCAACAAACCGCAATTCCACTCGGAACGCCCTTTTGAATCCTCTGACTTTGCAGACGTCTCGGGAAAGACTGTGCGTGACATCTAAAACTAACTTAACAAAAattgacatatcccaagggatAGACTGGGCGATTCGCCGGCCTCTCTTTCTTCTTAATCTTTCTCTTGATTCCATTGAAGTACGCAGAGTTAcctatatatacatacataatctaaagaataaaatacaattcaATCTAAGATATATATTTGCACTGAATGAAACAGTCCCACAAATCTTTCCGGTTCAAGTGATAAATTTTTCAAATGGTTTAAAGTGGGCTGCTGCGCATGCGTGATATCTTAAAGGATCATTTTCCATTTCGTAGAGTCTCTTCAGTAAAAATACTACTCCTTATTACACTAAACTAGACCTGCTTTCTATGAATGCCGTGTatctaacttaattaaataaaatgaagGTTTAACAATTGGTTAAAAAGATTTAGAGATTCTACTTGCCTAAGAAGGCAGGGTCCACTGCTCCAGAGAGTTGCTCCTCTATAGCTAAAGCTCCTTTTTAGGTAGTTGGTTCTTGGTAAAGGGACATTGTTGCGCTCAGTAAACATAGAGGATAAGTAGTCAGGAGACAGATCATTAAGAGCTTTGAACACCATTAAAGCTACTTGAATTTGACGCTGGCAATCAGATCTTTCCAATCAAGTTGTTGTAACAAGTCCCAGCGTCAGCATCATAGGAGCTGGAAGTCAAAATGCGAGGACCACGGTTCTGCagtctttgtaatttttttgagaGCGTTTTCTTGCAATTCCCCCAGACAATACTAAAGTACACTGTAATCGAAATGGGGTTGTACCAAGGCAATGTATATGTAAATGTAGTATTTCAGGCGAAACAAAAGGTTTAACTGGTTATTCAGTGCAAACAATGATCTAAACACCAAGGCTGCTGCAACTGATGTacaaaattaacaaaattcTTTTCTCACCGAACTTAGTTGAGTTTACATATATTCCTACAACTTAGAAACTCCCGGTCAGATTGTTGTATCCAGAAGACGGAAAAGCGAGAAAACATCTGCTCAACAAGTTTATGTTGATTGGTTACAGTAGACAAAAAGTGAGTACATCATCTGAATCCCTTGAACTTTCGATAGATAATGTTCTTATAAAACAAGTATCCACTTCTAAATCACTTGGGATTCGTATTGATGATAACATGGCATGACATAGTCAACAAACTATGCAAAAAGATTGCTTCCGGCATTGGCGCCATAAGGCGCGAATTTAATTTAAACCTTTTCCCAACTAAGTTCAATACGATTAAAGATTACTCTAGCGATTCTCGGTCAAAAGCTGAAGAAGTGACAATTCTGCCAGCTCTTTTCCGGAGCTTTTAAAGTTTGTCAGATAATTTCTTTCCGATATTACCCCATACAGGGCTACGGTATTTAGGCCAATACCTATACGTAATATGAAGTCAAGTTTTTTGTCCTACGATTGGACTAAAATACTTCAAAACTACAAGACGGGCAGAAACGGAAATAATCTGGAACAACAAGAACATCTTGATTAacaaaaaatcgtgtttttacTCCGATCTTGTTGAGGCTGGAATGCATAGAATTTGTGACATAGTGAAGCCAAATGGGCATTTTTATACGTTGTTTGACTTACAGTCCAAGAATATCCAACCCAGGAACTTCCTCTCCTGGCATGGGTTAATAGACGCTATTCCTGCCAATTGGAAGAAAGAGCTAAAATCTAAGGCGATACCACACACCCCCCCTTTCGACTCTCAGGATTATTACTTGCTTTTAAATTCTGTTAAAGTGTCTTTATCAGAAATGGATACCAAAACGTTTTACGAAGCGCATGTGTCTGATTTGCGTGAAACCCCCACAGCACAGTTGAGATATAACGAAATGCTTCATGATTCTGAGCTCATGTGGAATAAGATTTACAGTTTGCCTTTCCAGGTCGCGTTAGATACATATACGAGAGATTTTCAgtacaaaatcttaaatagaATACTATTCACTAATTCTAAATTATTTAAGCTTAAATTGGTTGAGTCACCTTTATGCTCATTCTGTGATAAGAACGAGGAAACCCTTGaacatctttttgtttcttgtgaacACTCTAAAGCTTTCTGGAAAGAAATCTCTAGTTGGTTACATGAATGCGGTATTGAAACGCTTCCTGATCTAACAGATCAAATCAATATTATGTTTGGTTTATTTGATGTTGATAATCACTTTATGCTTTTAAATCACATCATGTTAATAGCAAAGCAGACCATTTTTCTCTGCAGACAGAAATCTATTACCCCAAGCTTTATTATTTTCCTCGCAcaccttaaaaaaatttttaaaatagaagAATACctagctaaagaaaagaaaaaactaaaccTGCACtttatgaaatgggaaaaactTTTACAATTACTCAGTTGAAATAACTTTAtcttttattcatttatctATGTTATCCTCtagcaatttattttatttatttatttattttttttttttctcttttcttctctttcttaaaaaatgtaaaactcaAAACcataataaaatataaaaaaaaaaaacaagacggGCAGGTATTTTTTTGGCAGATAGCGTCAAGATGTTAAAGAATCAACAATGATTTCCCGCTCTGTGTCATGTCTTTCCTTTTGCAATGAAAAATCCTCAGCAATTTGTTACTCTTGGAAATGTTTACAAATGGTGTGCAATTACAGCTGTGTCACGGTGCTTATATGCGAGTTACATCCAGTTTGCTCTTCACTGCTGTGAGGACCTTCCTGGTCTATTTTACAAAGAACAGAAAAACTATGAACTCGTAAGGCCGACGAAAGCTTGATTGATTTTGAAGTACGCACCTTTTCCTTTCCAAACGTCCGATAACGCCGCGTGTTTTTGAAAAATCGAGAATATAATTTTTTCACATTATCCCCATAAAGTCCATAAAGGACGGGATCTAAAGCCGTGTTTAGAAAAATCAAAAGTTGGCACGCTCTCCATTGATATCCTTCGTCGGCGATGTGAAAATATATTAACTCTCGGAAAATTATGAAAGGTGCCCAGCATACGGTAAATGCAAAACTTAAGGCAGCAAGAGTTTTTGCAACCTTTCGATGGCGATGGACCGACACTGTTGTAAAATCGTTTTTTGTCAGTAGGTTTCTTGAGCTTAATGTAAGAAAAATGCTCTTCTGGGCATATATCATGTATGTTAAAGGAACAATGAAGATGCAGACGGAGTGAATACTGTAGTATACTTGTCTGCCCAAATCTCCGAAGGAAAGGTTTGTGCAAAGCAATGATCCCTTTGTTTCAACCTCAATTGAATACGCGTAAAGCAATGGTGAACCAATCACCAAACTTGTAATCCATACTGCGATTAGCTTTCTATAAGTACTGCTAGAAGCGCTCGTTTTGATGCTAAAGGGTGTGATCACAGCCCTTCGTCGCTCATAGGTTATTACGACAAGTGTCATAATTGACGCGGTATAACAAGCTTCAATGAGGAAGCCTTGTAGCTTGCAAGAAACAGTACCGCCAACCCATTTCCACAACGAATTGATGGCGTCCAATATACTCAACAATGTGAATAATAAATCAGCGAAAGCTAAATTTGCAAGGAACCATTTTATGGAAGATTGGCCACATCTCTTTATCGTCCTATAACAGTCGCATAGAACTATTACGTTTCCTACCACTGATAATATAAACACAATGGAATAGAAAAACATATAAGACACGAGTATTGGTGTTGGATATCCATCGCTGGTCGCCATTTTCTTCGCGACGTGTTTGTGGACGGTAAGTAATTTTCTAGAAACTGTCGTCCCTGTCAGCGAATTATCATGTTAAACGTCAAGATCTCTGTTAGCTCAAGGTAAACACTGTGTAGATCGATTGTTGATTTAGAATCCCTTTTAATAACAGCTCACGTAGGCACGCAATAAAATTTGGGCCTTTCGCTATTGGAAAAGCGGAACAAAGGCCTTTTGAAAATCACAGAATTAACATGTAACaatcaataaaatttcattttgaaaagaacTCAGGGAAATCTATGGTAACAAAACCTTCTCATCAATTATTCATAGCAGGAATTCAGACCGATTTAATTATCTAAGCCTTTTATAATTTTGCCAACTCTTGCAAAGTTGACCAAACTGCCAGAAGCCTGCACATTTGCAACAAATACTTGCTTTAGTTAGCTATCACTGCAAAAAGCCGGATTGAAAAGGTTTTTGATTTGATTCATTATCGACAGCTAGCAAAGTCAAATCTCATTTACTTGTCTAGACTCTTTTAAAAGCAAATAATGGTGCGGAAAGGGGTCGGTTTGTGCTCCGGCTGCGGCCAATTGTTTTTCCAGTGTATTTAAACTAACCATATGTACACCACGCATTTATCAAAGCCAATAAGATTCGTTCCAATCGCgcatagttaataataataataggcgATATTCCGAGTACAGCTCTGAGATAGTGTGTCAACTGTAAGTAAAtgttccaaaaaagaaaaggctgaatacgcaatgtttttttttcccctaaaaTCAAGAATGATCATACGATCGAGTATGGTAGAGTTGTTGTATGGAACTATCTTTGTATTACTCTAGTAATAATTGTGGCACTGTAATTAGTCGATGTGAATCtcatttattttcagttttgtttagCTATCTACAACTTCTATTGTTAATTAGTCTTCGTACATCGTTTACACCTGATGAAAAAGTGTTGAAACGATCCTTTGATATTCTCCCCGTAAATTGAATGCAAGATTATATCTACGACTGCCACGGTTCACCATCATTAGAAGCTAGAACCCTATCCATTAATATCTTCCTTCAGTAAGATAGAAGTACATGAACATTCGAAGGATGATAAAAGGGGCCCAGAAAATGACAAACGCAACGGTAAAGGCCGCAAGAGTTTTAACAACCTTTCGTTGCCGAACGGAAGACACTGACGTCAGAGCGTCGTGTATTGAAAGAGTCATGAATTGAGCGCATAGTCATAAAGAAAAGACGCTGAGAATATATGATGTATGTTAGTTGGAATTACGAAAATGCAGACTGCGTGGATACTGTATTAAACTTTGCTTCCAACATCCTCAAATGGAGCATTCGAGCAGGTAAATAGGCGATCCGATCACGAACCTCGTTATCCAAATTGCGAATAGCTTTCCACGCTCGCCGTCTGAAGCGTCCGTTCTTGCGCCGCTGAAGAGTTTCACGACCGCCTTGCGTCGCTCAAAGGGTTATTATTGAAGCGGTATAGCAGTGGGTGCGGggaagtggtgagagcactcgcctccaaccaatgtggccagggttcgatttccagatacggcatcatatgtgggttgagtttgttggttctctactctgcactgagaggttttctccgggtactccggtttctcctctccacaaaaaccaacatttgacttgatttgcgttaatattcgttaatttcagtttacatgcagttagtgtcctcaattagtgctacAGCGCTAgtacgactagacacttaaatgaagttcctttcctctcctttcctttccttttttccctttgtAACTTGCAAGAAGCGTTTCCTCCAACCCAAGTCCATAAATAGAAATTGCCTAGAACCACGACGTTTCCCACGACCGACAGCAAAAAGATCACAGAGTAAAACGAAACAAAGGCATCGATTATATATTCTTTTGGAAATCAATCGCTTGGCTGGGTTCTTACAAGGCACAAGTAGGTTTTCTTTGACAATCGTCGCTAGATCTCAAGAAGAAGCTGTAGCAGCAATCGCAGTTCTATTAGCCTTTGATGAAATCTTACGTTGGAAAGAAATCAGTAGTTTTCTGTAGTCAGTCCTATTTGGAAATTTACCAAACCACCGCTTTTCTTGACAAGATTTTTCACCAGCTGTTTTAGCATTCATCCTCGATCAGTcactattttttcattttcatgacaATCAATGACATCTATATGCAACAAGGTTTCTCGAATATACCTTTGAAAACTTAAGCCAGATTTCTCGGACTGTCAATGTCGGCGAAATGCAGTAATATCTAAAAGGTAAGAGCACAAgtatattaattaaaagtgattCCAGGTTTAAGTAGTTCAATCATTGGACGATTATTTTTTGTTCCTGAATGGTTTTGCCGAAATCGCTGTATTCTTTGAAAACCGGCTGGGTTGCAGTGGGTTACCCGGTCGGTTCAGGGTAAATTCTAGAGCACTGGTAGTTCCTGAAAGTTCTCCCAGTAGTTCCTGAAAGTTCTCTGTAGTTCTCCCAGAATTACAAAtgtctagtttctaaagaaactgtggtgctgcgtcaatggaagagtgaaacaggaaaaattGGCGTTATCAAACGTGtcgataaaggtcgaattaccaccgtgaacgatttaaaatgctgacgtttcgagcgttagcccttggtcagagcgaatagaggaattgtgggtgttgttggtttttatgaggttgtggaggagctttgccattggtggaaatatggaaaataattttgtgaataaattaatggctGAGAGGCGTTTATTGATTACGTAAGGATAGAGTGTGCCTTAGttgaaagataaatttttgttccagattcttgcggctttctgtgttcccgtggtgtaaggataggccgcaaaatTGAGGGAGttgtgattaggaagattaaaatggcgcgcaactggtttgatgcatctgtgtcgtttttttctacatctcgtaggacAGTTCGCAAAttaaagcggtccgccaatcttctccctgtttcgcctaagtaggtcttcttacatagtgtgcaggttatgcagtagatgacatttgcagagatgcatgtaaagttgtcagtgattttaactgatcgattcggtcctgaggtcttaaccatgttagaaacaAAAGGGCAAATTTTTGCATcatgtgcgtgtacatttgaaagttcccggTTGGTTGTCAGACTTAAatgcgctcctaactagaaagttacctaagtacgtttttgtcgcgtttgaatgaaataagtgggggtagaggaaatatatgtttagtttcgggatcattgcggagaattttgaagtttttgagaatgacatCTAGTGAGAATCATTACATTTAATGAGAATTTAATGACAATGACATTTAATGAGAATCTCCACTTGTTCCTCAAAGACGATCGACTACACTGTTGGTTTGGTTGACCTTAAAACTTGGATGTCTCAATCCCTCTTTTTAAGTTAAGAAGACATTCCTGATGCAAAACGTCCAAGAGaagcacaaaaaaaacaacacacaaaaaaaaccgTAACATTAAATAACATCAAACATGGCTCGATAATGATGGCTGAGATGATTTTTGTCTTCATGTTTCGGTTGTCTTTCtacgatgaaatggtatatcaAATGAATCACATATTGAACTGAGGATTTGAAATCAAGTAAGgcaatgatcctcgcatttatgaacgcaatttagcAATTTCGAAGAGatgtctgaaaaattcaggacttcaacggggtttaaacccgtgacctcgcgatacttgTGTGACGAtctgaccaactgagctatgaagccagtgACGTTGGGAGCCGGtcatttttggattttaatattCCCGTGAGgcatgaatcaacgatgaaatggtatatgctaaaattgtgttcatagcTGCGAGGATAATAGCTTCAAATCCGCATTTcaatatgtgattcatttcatatactattatttcatcgttgattcgtTGCTTACGGGaatattagaacccacaaataaccagctcccaacgtcagtggcttcatagctcagttggtcagaGCGCCGcatcggtatcgcgaggtcacgggttcaaaccccgttgaagtcctaaatttttcaggcttctctccgCAATTGCTAAAGTTgcgttcataaatgcgaggatcatagctttccGATCGATCTGTTCAGTTTGCGAGCTCAGGGTAAGTCCTATCGGTCCATTCCGTGACTGCCTCATTAAAGTACTTTGTAAGTTTAGCAACTTCACTGTCATttcgaaaaaatgttttcttttcaggGTAAATTAAACGATTTTATTCATGGTTGCCTTCGCCTATGCAAGCTTTGAAATCTGAATGGGAACTCGAACGCTTTAAAAAAGTGTAATCGAACCTTGGTGCCCTTAATATTACGCCATCAGTACTCTGACCCTTGAAGTTCTCCAACCGACGGGTTtttgccaacgagcaagccgagcgaagacgcgaggcttgcgaggcggccagcttaatgccgcgcgaagtattgcagcaggcagaaaaattctcgatcgttgtgtgaaaagtgtaatgtaaggctacgttagtgtaatgtaagattccctggagattttagtagggaccaatgaaagcgcgtgttttgatgtgtgatgtcattagacaaacttgcatgacgcggcgactattgatgatcttgtgctcggaggtgagtgaaaacacatttttcccatttccctgaccattgtgttgtgtacacttgctttgagtgttctttaatatttattttcgaaccatcgtgttctatattgagtgaacgagctcaaaactaaaccggcgtacgtgttcttatcggccgctgttgtcaatttcggatttcggcccgcgagtagagcagtttgtttttcgttttgtagtcgtgaacaatttaatttaatttaaagaaaatatgttgtctgcaaagtacaaaattaacgATCAATTTCACTTGTGATTCATGGCtgcatcttgcaaaataaaatttctacaagtgaaacaactttcatgtgcgagagagtttgacTGGCCCGTTACATGCTCCacgctgaaaagtctgaaaacgctttggcgattttttacatggcactgattttattactaggttgccgtatggcaatcccagtcggaaaatgggtagattttccgttttattatttttttttccgtgttggtaaaagtcttacctctcactcccctggtaagtggtgtctttgtgcatagagccttctgcgcgtattttcttaggatcgagagggtagtggaaatgagtagatttctctggtggacactgGTGAAttattaacttagcctgcaatggcgtcgaaagtcatgtaacgcgaatggcgttttagtggatccctaaataaaatat containing:
- the LOC138041571 gene encoding QRFP-like peptide receptor; translation: MATSDGYPTPILVSYMFFYSIVFILSVVGNVIVLCDCYRTIKRCGQSSIKWFLANLAFADLLFTLLSILDAINSLWKWVGGTVSCKLQGFLIEACYTASIMTLVVITYERRRAVITPFSIKTSASSSTYRKLIAVWITSLVIGSPLLYAYSIEVETKGSLLCTNLSFGDLGRQVYYSIHSVCIFIVPLTYMIYAQKSIFLTLSSRNLLTKNDFTTVSVHRHRKVAKTLAALSFAFTVCWAPFIIFRELIYFHIADEGYQWRACQLLIFLNTALDPVLYGLYGDNVKKLYSRFFKNTRRYRTFGKEKVRTSKSIKLSSALRVHSFSVLCKIDQEGPHSSEEQTGCNSHISTVTQL